ATATCTGGAAAATCTAGTCCTTTGGCAATCATTTGTGTTCCGAGCAAAATATCGGCTTCGTGATTGCGAAAGCTTTTGAGTAATTTTTCATGGGCGCCTTTTGTTCGAGTTGTATCTACGTCCATTCGAATTACACGCGCCTCCGGAATTAATTTTGTTAGACTTTCTTCTACTTTTTGGGTACCTGTTCCAAAATAGCGAATATGTTCGCCTTCGCAGCTTGGACATTTTTGCGGGACACGTTCTTCATGGCCGCAGTAATGGCATTTCATTTGGTTGCTCGATTGATGATAAGTGAGCGAAATATCACAGTTCGGACATTCCACGACATAGCCGCAATCCCGGCACATCACAAAGGAAGAATAACCGCGGCGATTCAGCATTAAAACGGTTTGTTCTTTTTTGGCGATTCGATCTTTGATTTTTTCTAATAGCTCGGTCGAAAATTCGGTGCGGTTTTCTTTGCGTAGTTCTTCGCGCATATCCACGACATTCACTTCCGGCATCGCCCGATCATTGACCCGACTAGGCAACTCAATTAATGTGTAAACGCCCTTTTTCGCCCTAGCAAAAGACTCGAGTGACGGGGTGGCGCTTCCGAGAACAACCGGACATTGGTATTTTGACGCGCGCCAAATCGCTACATCTCTTGCATGATAGCGCGGATTATCTTCTTGTTTATAACTGGCTTCGTGTTCTTCGTCGATAATAATAATGCCGAGATTCTCAAATGGAGCAAATACGGCAGAACGAGCACCTACAACCACACGCGCTTCTTTTCGTTCGATTTTGCGCCATTCGTCGTATTTTTCTCCTGAAGAAAGTGCGCTGTGTAATACCGCCACTTCACTTCCAAAACGGCTTTTGAAACGTTCGACCATTTGTGGCGTTAAAGAAATTTCGGGTACTAAAACGATTGCTTCTTTGCCTTCTTTAAGTTTAGCTTCGATTGTTTGTAAGTATATTTCGGTTTTCCCACTTCCAGTAACCCCATGAATTAAGAAAGTTTCTTGTTGCTTTGCTGCGCTTATTTTCTCGCAAGCGGTTTGTTGGTCTGGCAGTAACTTGAGTGATTCACTTTTTTCAAATTGGTGGTTTTCATATGGGTCGCGCGAAATGATTTTTTCTTGGATAGCGAGCAAGCCTAGGTCTACTAGTTTTTTTATCGTAGTATCGGTTGTTTCGGCTTGTTTTTTCAGTTCGACTGCGGTAATTTCTGGACCTTCGAAAGCTTGAAAAAAGGCAAGTACGCGTGATTGCGCTTTGGCATTTTTGGGCATATCTTCTATTATTTCAGCTAATTGATGTGGCGCTTTGAGACAGCTTACGACACGAACTTTTTTGTTAGTAATTTTATTTTTTACTTGGTAGACAACTTCCACGCTACCTTCTCGCACCCATTTGCCAATTTGTTTGAGCAAACCGCGTGCTTCGGCTACTTTCCAGTCAAGCGTTTCATAACCTTCAAAAAGCTGTTCTAATTCTTTGTTTTCTTCGTCTAACCGCAAAAAGTATTTTTCATATTTCGCCCGTAGTGCAGCTGGCAACATAGCTTGGTAAGCAGACACACGAAAACTCAGTGTATCCTCTGCCAACCAGTCGCCTAGTTCCATCAATTCCTCATTTAAAACTGGCGTCAAATCCATCACGCCATCAATACCTTTTAATTTCGGATTTTCTTCTGTTTCACCAAGAGCGACAACAAATCCTTGTATTTTACGATTTCCAAACGGAACACTCACTCGCATGCCAGGGCGAATAAGTTCTTCTAAATCTTCTGGAATAAAATAATCAAATGGACGGTCCACTTGCATAGCAGGCACGTCCACAATCACTTTCGCAATTTTAATCATTCGTTCACTTCCTTAAAAAGTTAGCGGCTTCTTCGATGATATGTTCAGCAACTTCTTTTTTGTCTAGTATCGGTAACGCTTTGCTAGAACCATCTTTCCGGTAAAAGGTCACGATGTTCGTATCACCAGAAAAACCTGCACCCGCTTCGCTAATATTGTTTGCGACAATCATATCGGCGTTTTTCGATGTTAGTTTTTTGAGGGCATTTGCTTCTAAATTTTCGGTTTCAGCGGCAAAGCCAATCACGACTTGCTCGGCTGTTTTATGTTGACCGATTTCGAGTAAGATGTCTTTTGTTCGTTTCATTTCAATCGTAAAATCGCCTGGTTGTTTTTTAATTTTTTGGTCTGAAACTTGCGCTGGCGTGTAATCCGCTACAGCAGCCGTCATCACAAAAATATCCTGCGCGACTTTACGTTCATTCACAGCTTGATACATTTCTTCTGCGGATTCAACATAAATTGCTTCTACGCCAGGCGGGACAGGAAGTGCTTTGCTTGTCGTAACGAGTGTCACCTTTGCGCCGTGACGAACGGCAGATTCTGCAATGCTAAAGCCCATTTTGCCTGTGGAATGGTTGGTGAAATAGCGTACTGGATCCAGTTTTTCGCGAGTCGCACCAGCTGTTACTAGTACACTTTTGTCGCGTAATAAGTCTTTATCTTCTTGAAAAAATTCAGCAATGCGGAGAACGATTTTTTCTGGTTCTTCGAGACGACCGCGGCCAACGTAGCCACACGCCAAGTAACCTTCTTCTGGCTCGATAAAACGAACTCCATCCGCGTATAGTTGGTTAATATTGCGAATAACTGCTGGATGCTGGATCATATGGACATTCATTGCAGGTGCTACCCAAACTGGTGCTTCTGTTGCAAGAAGCGTTGTTGTTACCATATCGTCCGCGATGCCATTAGCCATTTTGCCAATTACGTTGGCGGTTGCTGGTGCGACAATAACTAAATCAGCCCAGTCGGCTAAATTGATATGTGCGACTACGCTAGATTTTTTTTCATCAAATGTATCGGTATATACGTCATTTTTGGATAATACTTGAAACGACAGCGGCGGAACAAATTCCTGTGCGTGCTCGGTCATCATGACTTTGACGTTTGCGCCGGCTTGCGTTAATTTGCTTGTAAGTGCGACTGCTTTATAAACAGCAATGCCACCAGACACTGCGAGTAAGATATTTTTTCCTTGCATCGATAAGTCACCTCATTTTAATATAAAAAATCATTACTTCCATTATACCTTAAATTAAGGCAGGACAAAACCATGAAGAAACGACATTTCCGCTTATTTTTATGATGCGTCTAACTAACAAAAAAGCCCCGCAAGAAAGCGGAGCAGTTTGGCTTATTTTTCGTCGTTTTGTAAAACTAATTTTCCAGCGTGAATTTCTTCTAACGCTTTACCAACAAATTTGTCGGATTGGTAGCTTGGCAATACGCCTTTATCATTTTCTAATTGCATGTAGCGTGCGCGTTTGGCAGCCACTGTAACTAGTGAGTATTTTGAGTCGATTTTTAACAATAAATTATCAATTGATGGATATAACATCATTGTAATCCCTCCAACATTTTTTTGTAGCGATGAATTACTCGCTCAGTTTTTAAGTGTTCTGTTTCGACGATGCCTTTGATTTTTTGTACGGCGTTTGATACGACATCATTCACCACAGCATAATCATAAGACGCCATCATTTCGATTTCTTTTTTGGCTGTTTCCATGCGTTCCTCAACAACTTCCATTGACTCTGTGCCGCGACCGATAATCCGGTTTTTCAGTTCGGATAAATCTGGTGGCGTTAAGAAAATGAAAATTCCTTCTGGCATCG
This portion of the Listeria cossartiae subsp. cossartiae genome encodes:
- the coaBC gene encoding bifunctional phosphopantothenoylcysteine decarboxylase/phosphopantothenate--cysteine ligase CoaBC — its product is MQGKNILLAVSGGIAVYKAVALTSKLTQAGANVKVMMTEHAQEFVPPLSFQVLSKNDVYTDTFDEKKSSVVAHINLADWADLVIVAPATANVIGKMANGIADDMVTTTLLATEAPVWVAPAMNVHMIQHPAVIRNINQLYADGVRFIEPEEGYLACGYVGRGRLEEPEKIVLRIAEFFQEDKDLLRDKSVLVTAGATREKLDPVRYFTNHSTGKMGFSIAESAVRHGAKVTLVTTSKALPVPPGVEAIYVESAEEMYQAVNERKVAQDIFVMTAAVADYTPAQVSDQKIKKQPGDFTIEMKRTKDILLEIGQHKTAEQVVIGFAAETENLEANALKKLTSKNADMIVANNISEAGAGFSGDTNIVTFYRKDGSSKALPILDKKEVAEHIIEEAANFLRK
- the rpoZ gene encoding DNA-directed RNA polymerase subunit omega, which encodes MLYPSIDNLLLKIDSKYSLVTVAAKRARYMQLENDKGVLPSYQSDKFVGKALEEIHAGKLVLQNDEK
- the priA gene encoding primosomal protein N', translated to MIKIAKVIVDVPAMQVDRPFDYFIPEDLEELIRPGMRVSVPFGNRKIQGFVVALGETEENPKLKGIDGVMDLTPVLNEELMELGDWLAEDTLSFRVSAYQAMLPAALRAKYEKYFLRLDEENKELEQLFEGYETLDWKVAEARGLLKQIGKWVREGSVEVVYQVKNKITNKKVRVVSCLKAPHQLAEIIEDMPKNAKAQSRVLAFFQAFEGPEITAVELKKQAETTDTTIKKLVDLGLLAIQEKIISRDPYENHQFEKSESLKLLPDQQTACEKISAAKQQETFLIHGVTGSGKTEIYLQTIEAKLKEGKEAIVLVPEISLTPQMVERFKSRFGSEVAVLHSALSSGEKYDEWRKIERKEARVVVGARSAVFAPFENLGIIIIDEEHEASYKQEDNPRYHARDVAIWRASKYQCPVVLGSATPSLESFARAKKGVYTLIELPSRVNDRAMPEVNVVDMREELRKENRTEFSTELLEKIKDRIAKKEQTVLMLNRRGYSSFVMCRDCGYVVECPNCDISLTYHQSSNQMKCHYCGHEERVPQKCPSCEGEHIRYFGTGTQKVEESLTKLIPEARVIRMDVDTTRTKGAHEKLLKSFRNHEADILLGTQMIAKGLDFPDITLVGVLNADTMLHLPDFRASERTFQLLTQVSGRAGRHERTGEVVVQSYNPEHYSIEFAKKHDFIGFYNHEMQLRKMGSYPPFYYLTMINVSDENEMKAIRTIQEMAQFLRGKLGPDAVILGPVPSTITRIKNKYRYQCIIKYKIEPNLKKELKTLITHYQKDQQKGLTITIDVQPYVLM